A window from Drosophila yakuba strain Tai18E2 chromosome 3L, Prin_Dyak_Tai18E2_2.1, whole genome shotgun sequence encodes these proteins:
- the LOC6534503 gene encoding uncharacterized protein LOC6534503 isoform X4 — translation MSSWAERVHRRAADLGNVVTSCGHPATAPAYPYRLEKVKFGVPLEEVCKHNNNIPGPLLVLILKLNKESPNRRDVFRAPGHQGAMKKLIHFLQAGRLVNVDNYSVFTIASVLKKFLRKIPNGIFGRSGEMELFAINDLQNEAEQTERLHRLFASLPKYTQHLLVLLFGTFRVIASNAAHASTGMTSEALGVSVAPSFFQSCVSDGKTARMEDVLKFKVSTKIMQNIIDKFATHDIFGRDNYEYYARVTGRILKVQDEWICSFQYPPPPRGKLAQQKYALQHSLEAEKTWLQCQCERWGLLAQEESRSTPALLTSSSSALENSVLSLGVSPEHSFIESCARLSVSLEGPGIYAMTSSPLPAKRNGNGNGNGNGNATDYDYDDYADDDEDNDELDGVHDFGAELEISSIAPPQGSRGIYRHKQRAQQPHHYQQQQQQQVPLQHQRDYDDDDDDDEDEMTFVKRRYRQNKKKPAPPSSSHHQRRLRTGTKSLDGGGERRTGSGAAGGSGGGGGASGSAAGNPTPPKLKQRTCSRCNRGIRHSSSCSSNSAGATGSNSGGGGNGGSGAGNGGGAEGGMTMEELRAVNRYAESTKSLSYLPQLATSV, via the exons ATGTCCAGCTGGGCAGAACGCGTCCATAGGCGCGCCGCGGATTTGGGCAACGTGGTGACCTCCTGCGGCCACCCCGCTACCGCCCCCGCCTACCCGTACCGCCTCGAAAAGGTCAAATTCGGTGTGCCGCTGGAGGAGGTGTGcaagcacaacaacaacattccCGGGCCCCTGCTCGTCCTGATCCTCAAGCTGAACAAGGAGTCGCCTAACCGCCGCGATGTATTCCGCGCCCCCGGACACCAGGGCGCCATGAAGAAGCTGATACACTTCCTGCAGGCTGGTCGGCTCGTCAACGTGGACAACTATTCGGTGTTCACCATCGCCAGTGTGCTCAAGAAGTTCCTGCGCAAGATCCCCAATGGAATATTCGGGCGCAGCGGCGAGATGGAGCTGTTCGCCATCAACGATCTGCAAAACGAAGCCGAGCAAACGGAGCGACTGCACAG ACTCTTCGCTTCGCTGCCGAAATACACACAGCACCTATTAGTCTTACTGTTCGGCACATTCCGGGTTATCGCGAGCAATGCGGCCCACGCCTCCACCGGAATGACCAGCGAGGCGCTGGGCGTGTCCGTGGCCCCCAGTTTCTTTCAATCCTGCGTCAGCGATGGCAAAACCGCCCGCATGGAGGATGTGCTCAAGTTCAAG GTCTCCACGAAGATCATGCAGAATATAATTGATAAGTTTGCCACACACGACATCTTTGGGCGCGACAACTACGAGTACTACGCCCGCGTCACAGGACGCATCCTCAAGGTGCAGGACGAGTGGATATGCAGCTTTCAGTATCCACCACCGCCACGTGGCAAGTTGGCTCAACAAAAATACGCAT TGCAACATTCTTTGGAGGCGGAGAAGACCTGGCTGCAGTGCCAATGCGAGCGTTGGGGCTTAC TGGCCCAGGAGGAGTCCCGCTCGACGCCCGCCCTGCTGACCAGCTCCAGTTCCGCGTTGGAGAACAGTGTCTTGTCGCTGGGAGTTTCCCCCGAGCACTCGTTCATCGAGAGCTGTGCCCGTCTCTCGGTTTCGCTGGAGGGACCCGGCATCTATGCCATGACATCGTCCCCGTTGCCCGCGAAGcggaatggcaatggcaatgggaacGGCAACGGCAATGCCACGGACTACGACTATGATGACTATGCCGACGATGATGAGGACAACGATGAGCTGGACGGCGTTCACGACTTTGGTGCCGAACTGGAGATCAGCAGCATAGCACCGCCGCAGGGCAGTCGTGGCATCTATCGCCACAAGCAGCGAGCCCAGCAGCCACACCActaccaacaacaacagcagcagcaggtgccgCTCCAGCACCAGCGGGACtacgatgacgacgacgacgatgatgaggatgagaTGACGTTTGTGAAGCGTCGCTATCGACAGAATAAAAAGAAGCCGGCGCCGCCGAGCAGCAGCCATCATCAGAGGCGATTGCGCACTGGAACCAAGAGTCTCGATGGCGGAGGAGAAAGGCGCACGGGATCGGGAGCAGCGGGAGGatcaggaggaggaggaggtgctTCAGGCTCAGCAGCTGGCAATCCCACGCCTCCCAAGCTCAAGCAGCGAACGTGCAGCCGCTGCAACCGGGGCATTCGGCACAGCAGCTCCTGCAGTTCCAATTCCGCCGGAGCAACTGGCTCCAacagcggaggaggaggcaaCGGAGGCTCGGGAGCCGGAAACGGAGGAGGCGCCGAGGGCGGCATGACCATGGAGGAGCTGAGAGCCGTCAACCGATATGCGGAGAGCACCAAGAGCCTCTCGTATCTGCCACAG TTGGCAACATCCGTTTGA